A stretch of Shewanella dokdonensis DNA encodes these proteins:
- the rlmE gene encoding 23S rRNA (uridine(2552)-2'-O)-methyltransferase RlmE, with the protein MVGKKRSASSTRWMQEHFDDHYVKLAQKRGLRSRAAFKLEELQQKDQLIKPGMTVVDLGAAPGGWSQVAVKLVGEPGKLVACDILPMDPIVGVDFLQGDFREESVLETLLQMVGDDKVDVVLSDMAPNMSGSDAMDQPRAMYLVELALDMCHQVLAPGGSFAVKVFQGEGFDAYMKAVKQAFTSVKTRKPESSRARSREVYLVATGYKL; encoded by the coding sequence ATGGTAGGAAAGAAACGTAGCGCTAGCTCAACGCGCTGGATGCAGGAACACTTTGATGATCATTATGTAAAACTAGCGCAAAAGCGCGGCTTGCGTTCGCGGGCGGCTTTTAAGCTGGAAGAGTTACAACAGAAGGATCAACTGATCAAGCCTGGGATGACCGTGGTGGATTTGGGCGCGGCTCCCGGTGGTTGGTCTCAGGTTGCGGTCAAGCTCGTCGGTGAACCGGGCAAACTGGTTGCTTGTGATATTTTACCGATGGACCCAATCGTTGGCGTCGATTTCCTTCAGGGCGATTTTCGTGAAGAATCAGTACTGGAGACTTTGTTGCAGATGGTCGGTGATGACAAAGTGGACGTGGTACTGTCAGATATGGCGCCTAATATGAGTGGTTCCGATGCGATGGATCAACCTCGGGCTATGTATCTGGTTGAACTGGCACTCGACATGTGTCACCAAGTGCTGGCTCCCGGTGGTAGTTTTGCAGTGAAAGTGTTCCAAGGTGAAGGGTTTGATGCGTATATGAAGGCGGTAAAGCAGGCATTTACCAGTGTTAAAACCCGTAAACCGGAGTCGTCCCGAGCCCGTTCCCGTGAGGTGTATCTGGTGGCTACCGGCTACAAGTTGTAG
- the greA gene encoding transcription elongation factor GreA: MNKVPMTLTGAEQLRKELEMLKFERRPALSEAIATARELGDLKENAEYHAAREEQGICEARIRDIEGKLSNAQVIDVTKMPNNGRVIFGATVTILNLDTDAEMTYRIVGDDEANIKENLISVNSPIARGLIGKNLGDEVGIQTPGGRTDVEIVSVDYI; encoded by the coding sequence ATGAATAAGGTTCCTATGACGCTGACTGGCGCGGAACAGTTACGCAAAGAGCTGGAAATGCTGAAGTTTGAAAGACGTCCAGCACTGAGTGAGGCCATTGCCACCGCCCGTGAACTGGGCGATTTGAAAGAAAATGCGGAATATCATGCCGCCCGTGAAGAACAGGGCATTTGTGAAGCACGTATCCGTGATATTGAAGGAAAGTTATCCAATGCTCAGGTCATTGATGTGACTAAAATGCCCAACAATGGCCGGGTCATTTTTGGGGCAACGGTAACCATTTTAAATCTTGATACCGATGCAGAAATGACCTATCGCATCGTGGGTGATGATGAGGCGAATATCAAAGAGAATCTGATCTCGGTAAATTCACCTATCGCCCGTGGCCTGATTGGTAAAAACCTAGGGGATGAAGTGGGTATTCAAACCCCGGGTGGTCGCACTGATGTAGAAATTGTATCAGTGGATTATATCTGA